A region of the Fibrobacter sp. genome:
AAACGGGCGTTTTTCTCTGCCATCGTGACCAGAAGCCTCTTGTGGCCCTTTTGAGGAGTCGAAATTTTGATTCTGGAGGAGAACTGAGTGTTAAGCCACTGCTGAAGCACTTCAGTATTGAACCCGGTACCTTCAGGGATAAGTATTTCTTCGGGCGGGGTTTCTTCAGAGGACATGTAATACTGCAGCAGGATATTGTCGTGATTGGATCTGGAGAGATCCCAGGTGGTGCGTTTCAGAAGAAAGTTTCTGGATGACATCAGCAGGCCCTCACGGAAATTGAGAATCGTAAGGCAGTTATTGCGGTCACCCTCGGCAAGCCCGAAGACATCGCAATCGACATCGGCGAGTTTCAGGTCTACCTGCTGAAGCCTCGATGCGTCGCGGATAAGCTGAATCTGGTCCCTGAGTGCGGCTGCATCCTCAAACCTCAGTTCCTCGGAGGCTTTCTCCATGCGGTGTTGAAGATCGTTGATCAGGTCGTTCCGTTTTCCTGAGAGAAAACGGACCAGATCTGAAATGTTTGATCTGTATTTTTCTTCTGAGATCTTGTTCGCACATGGGCCTGAGCATCTTTTCATTGAGTAGTTGATACAGGGACGGATCTCTTTTGAAAGGGGGAGATTTTTGTTGCAGTCCCGAAGTTTGAAAATCTTCTTTGCAAAAGCGGCAAGCCTTCTCATTGATTTTACATCTGTATAGGGCCCGAAATACTTGGCTCCGTCCTTTTCTACTCTTCTGACTATAAGAAGCCTTGGAAAAGGTTCCTGGACTGTGATCTTCAGATAGGGATAATGTTTGTCATCTCTGAGCTCTACGTTATACTGAGGTTTATGCTTTCTTATCAGATTCGCTTCGAGGATCAGGGCTTCGGTTTCATTATGGGTTGCTATCCACTCTATATGATCCACCTTCTGAAGCATAACCGGGATATGGATTCTGTCCTCGTGTGAATCGAAAAAATAGGATTTGACCCGGTTTTTAAGATTGATCGCTTTTCCTATATACAATGGTATGTTATCGGCGTTTTTCATTATGTAAACGCCCGGGTTTTCCGGAAAACGATTGATCTGTTCGAGAATCTGAGTGGTTTTTTCTGGCTGCATAGAGATATCCGTGTATATCAAATAATACGGAAGTGAAGAGAATAAATTACGGCCGTGTGTTTCCGGGGTATGCGTAAATTAATTTTTGAAGACATTTATTACATCTCTAATGATTTTATTCTCTCTGACAGGAAAAGTAAATGGTTGAAGAGCTGAAAAAAAAGCTGATAGAGGTTCAGCGTACTGAGCTTACCGAATATTACACCTATAAAAAACTGGCTGAGCACGAAAAGAATCCGGAAAACCGGGCGATTTTAAATGAGATTGCCGAGGACGAGCTGCGGCATTACAAGTTCTGGGAAAAGCAGACCGGTATTGCTGTGAGGCATTCGGGTTTTCTGGTCATGATTTATTATGTGATATCCAGAGTACTGGGCCTGACATTTACAATCAAGCTCATGGAACACAAGGAGCAGGGTGCCCAGGTCAATTACCAGGAGATAGCCAGAGAGATTCCTGAGGCCAGTGAAATAGAGGCAGATGAGAACGCGCATGAGCAGAAACTCATCGGTATGATCAATGAAGAGAGGCTCCATTATATCGGTTCAGTTGTTCTTGGTCTAAATGATGCTCTTGTTGAGCTTACAGGTACACTTGCCGGATTGTCTCTGTCATTGCGCAATTCCAGACTGGTTGCTGTTGCGGGACTTATTACCGGGATAGCTGCTTCTCTCTCGATGGCAGCATCGGAGTATCTCTCTACCAAATCGGAAAAAACGAGTGTAAAGAATCCGGTTAGAGCTTCTGTTGTAACCGGAACAGCTTATGTGGCAACGGTTTTTGTTCTTATCCTTCCTTTTTTGTTGCTTACAAATACTGTTGTCGCTCTTGGACTGACTCTTGTCACAGTGTTGATGATAATTGCCTGCTTTACATATTACATCTCGGTAACTCATGACCTCTCCTTTTCCAGAAAATTTGCCGAGATGGCTGGTATCAGTGTCGCTGTGGCGATGATCACTTTTCTGATTGGTTATTTCATTCAGAGATTCTGGAATATCGAAGTATAAGTGTGCCTGGTCATGTCCAGTACATTTTGTAAAACATGGGATGGTTTCGGCATCGGTATCGAATTATTTGCCATATAAGAAGTCAAATAATCTCTTTCTCTGGATAAAATCAAGTACATCTTCTCATTATCAGTTAAGCATTGGTCAGGATTGATCCGGCTTATGGTGTATCGATACCGATGCCTATGTCGATACCGACTCCGAACCAGGGAGCAAACGAAGAGTACTATGAAAACCGCTGCAATCATGATCTCTCGTCAGCCTCTCAGGGTAAACTCGGAATCTCCGTGGCTTAAAGCTGCATCAGAAGCAGTGCTTTGGGCCGGGAAAAACGGCTATACTCTCCTGACTTCGATTGGAGTGAAGACCTGGGAGATGGTTTTGTTTCTGGGGAACAGGTATGGTGTGAGCTGCAGAATCTTTTTGATGGCAGATAGTGAGGATGACTTCAGGGAGAGATCTCAATGGGTCAG
Encoded here:
- the uvrC gene encoding excinuclease ABC subunit C; protein product: MQPEKTTQILEQINRFPENPGVYIMKNADNIPLYIGKAINLKNRVKSYFFDSHEDRIHIPVMLQKVDHIEWIATHNETEALILEANLIRKHKPQYNVELRDDKHYPYLKITVQEPFPRLLIVRRVEKDGAKYFGPYTDVKSMRRLAAFAKKIFKLRDCNKNLPLSKEIRPCINYSMKRCSGPCANKISEEKYRSNISDLVRFLSGKRNDLINDLQHRMEKASEELRFEDAAALRDQIQLIRDASRLQQVDLKLADVDCDVFGLAEGDRNNCLTILNFREGLLMSSRNFLLKRTTWDLSRSNHDNILLQYYMSSEETPPEEILIPEGTGFNTEVLQQWLNTQFSSRIKISTPQKGHKRLLVTMAEKNAR
- a CDS encoding rubrerythrin family protein, with the translated sequence MVEELKKKLIEVQRTELTEYYTYKKLAEHEKNPENRAILNEIAEDELRHYKFWEKQTGIAVRHSGFLVMIYYVISRVLGLTFTIKLMEHKEQGAQVNYQEIAREIPEASEIEADENAHEQKLIGMINEERLHYIGSVVLGLNDALVELTGTLAGLSLSLRNSRLVAVAGLITGIAASLSMAASEYLSTKSEKTSVKNPVRASVVTGTAYVATVFVLILPFLLLTNTVVALGLTLVTVLMIIACFTYYISVTHDLSFSRKFAEMAGISVAVAMITFLIGYFIQRFWNIEV